tttctaaGCACACAGCTTATACAATGGACAAGAAAAGAGCTTTTTTCGTAGCCTGTCCATAAAAACAAGCCACCGAACACATTGCACATTTAGTAGCTGCACCAAACACCAAAAAAAGCCACTCTCATTCACTCTGCAGATCCTCCGAGGGAGGCGGGGTGGTGTTGGAGTGGATTCCCATCATCCCTTTTAGGGCACGGAGCCTGGGGGAGCTGGGCGAGTCCCTGCTTCCACACTGATACTGCACAGACACGCTTTTCTTCTCACAGTCTCGCACAGAAACAAAAAAACGGAACTCCATTTACCACACCATTCATTCAGTCACACTGGCATAACGGTAACCCCCCCTCCCTTAATTTTCccctcacacaccatacacTCATCCTCTGCCAGCTCATATTCACTCCAGACAGGCTTTTTTTATATGTACCAGTGTATTGGTTGTCCAGAAGTAGTCCCAAAACATCATGCACCATACATCACACCCCTCATGAGTCATTCATTCAagttctttcattttttttttttttgcagtaagtttttttgtttgtttgtttgttgttttttttctactttttttttttttttttttgttcaaagTCCTTCATACTTTGCATCTCGCCCGTGATTTTGTCCCTTTCCGTTATTTTCCACAACCTCTCAGTAGGCCTTTCTCCCCGAGGATCCCGGAGGCACAGGGTACAGTGCAAAATGGCATGCTTTGGCTGGACACACACTCCTCCCCCAGACAAGAGGAAGGGCGACCAGAAGGCTGGTCACGATACAAGAGCAAATCCACACCGGCCACGACTCGCTCAGAGGTGTCTCTTCATGTGCAGTGCCAGGTGGTCTGACCTGGAGAAACACCTGAGGGATAAAAAAGAGGAATAGGTTAGCATAAAAATCCAGATGTGCCTTAAATCACTGTAGAAAGAGAATACATTCGTACATCCTTACACACTTTGCCTAGTACACAGATGCGCCACATGCATCAATATAATGTGATGTATCCTGTTAAGCTTAACACTACTGAGGCTATAATATTATTGGTTATTCCCACTTTTGAGTCTGTGTTAAGTCACCTGCAATGTTATTTAAATTTTCTGTTACTGTAACaagtattttctatttttctgttTCAATAGTATGCAAATTGGAGACGTGTTTGGTAGAATTGTAGTATTGCGAGCAGTTTTCAGAATAATGATGTTGGTTTAGGTATGCATTGTTCCAGAAACAAGCTAATTTGACGCTCAATGCACATTAAAGGAGTATTGAAGTACTGCTGAAGGTGTCACTGGGTGACGATTAATACAAAAATCTTAATCGTGCTACATcaaacaaaataatgaatacGTTCTATGATCTATACTTTAATATCACCATACTGTATAACATAGTCAATAGGAGGATGTCTACCTGTGTAAAATTGGCTACTCGAATGATCTCATCCTCTTGATATGATCTCaccctttctttttttaatggacTACATTAAATAACGGTTGTAGCATGTGAGGTGAAAAGTGGTGCTGATTCTAAGGGTCTTTATCTAAAGAAGGTTccactggccgctcaggtggcgcagcggtaaaaagaaacgcgctgcaaccagggctggattctgagaagcgtggtatcgaatccagccttgctttaccggttcgaagctgagagGCTATATgagccggttgctcatgtggggggtgggacaaagaaccggatgtgggtctctctctgtcagttctctgccggctgattggaggcgcttacacagagatgggagagggtgcccttggggtgtgtctctccgcatgccacgctaggtggcgccaaactcatcaatgtgtgggtggcaaagatgcatctggctgctgctcgtgtttcggaggggatacgggttagcttcaatcacctccgtcagggcagggttcggcatagacagaggaaaaaaaaaaaaaaaaaaaaaaaaaaaaaaaaaaaaaaaaggttccactgtaattccagtagtttgtttttaaaaggttGGAGAATCAGATCAATACTCTCCTCGATTTCCGAGCTTTATAGCTTCCAAAGGATCTGGTACTAAACAAAGAATTTgagcagattttttttacatagaAATGCTGCTCAAATATAAAAGACAAGGATGACATGCAGCGCTTTTGAAATACCCAGCACGTTTGCTCATAAAACCCTGAGAATATCAATATTCAGGAAACACAACGCTGTTGTCATTGCTCTTTGAAGCACTTAATCCGATTAGGCAATTAAGTGATGAAATCCAAGCATAATGTGACGACTGCCATCGATGAACAGATAAAAGAATCAATGgggaataaaaaacacaaaatctaTTGTATTTCGCCTTGGCACACATCAAAGCACAGGCGCCTCTGGAAAAGCGTAATTGTTGCTATAACTGTCACTATTTCActattgcaaaatgcaaaaaagagaGATATAGAAAGAAAAATCAGGAGCATACCTGTCACAGTGACTGCATTTGAATGGCTTTGCACCAGTGTGCTTCCTGAAGTGCCGGGTTAGCTCATCGCTGCGTGCAAAGCGCCAATCGCAGCCTTCCCACGAACACCTGTACGGCTTCTCACCTGCAAAATAATACAGATACTGCACTGTTAGGAGGGCTGCTGGGAATGCTGAAACATGCAAAGTAAAGGAAAATATACCATGCTATTATTAGACTTAAAGTTGCAGTATGCGAGTTGGAATTTGAGAACCTAGCTGGTAGAAATGTGTAATTATAAGGAAATCCCAAAATTCAGTAAGGAATAAGTCACACCTAAACCTAAGCAATTAATCATATTCATAATGAGTCTGTGTTTCTGTAGCTTGTTATACCAACCAGGCATGAGCTTCATTATGTTTCATTAGTTAGTTTTGGTCTTTAAATGAATGGTCATTTAAATCAGACACAGGTCCTGCTAGGTTGGTATAAAAACCTGGGTCTACATCTTCCTTTTTTGAATAAGTACAACAAACCTAAATTAGGAGTTAGGACTTATATGCAATTTTGTAAAgctttaataaaatgaataaaatacttCACGTGTTTAAACAGGAATTTAAAAAACCCACAAACAACAAccaaaaaaaagccttttgagtttgagtttcaaccagcGGCCtttttaagaaagaaaaaaacagtcaGTCTGGCTCTTTCCCATGACGAAACCGATAGTGTTTTGGTAGAACAGGTTCTTTTCATccctcaggccccctccccctCCACCacccttccctccctccctccagaGGGCATAGCCACATTCCAAACAGATTAGGTCACCGTTTAGCCATGCAGTCATGCAAAGCAAATatgcagagagagaaagagtcaGTGCTCTTGCTGCAGCTGGGGGACAAGCTGGGTGTACTCCTAAAGCTTGTAGTTGCACAATTACTCGACTGGAACCAATAAATCTGTTTTGAATGAGCAGTTTCAATCTGATCTGTATCAAGATTTCTGTCCAGCTCACTTTGGAAGTGTTAGACAAAACAATGAGGCGCAAATATGAAACTCCTGACGAATCAACAGTTCCAGTTGGCAGGTTTTGATGGTTAGGATTATGTAACACCAAAAGTAGGGGTATTTCCAAAGGTAAAAAGCTGCGGGAAGTGTAGATTTACACAtgaatgcaaagaaagaatgCAATACATCATAAGCAAGTTGGTAATAACATGTTCTTTGGATTGTCAAATCTAATTAGAGACAATGGCAAGCTAGAGTGCACAAGAAGGTCTTGATTTATGCTTTTAATTCTATTTCCACATttttcccttttctcccaatctaattGCATCCAATTACGCAGCTGTGTTTTTCCTCCACTGGTGCAGACCCCTATCCTGACTGAGCAAGGTCATAACTAACACACATCCCTGCCAACATGGTGCAGTTGCATCCTTAGTttcagcagtaatgaggaatcttTTCGATCATCCTTCCTGAcaaacatgtctgtgtaggcgcccagcagGATCTTAGTTCTGCACCACCTAACACTCCATTATGCACAGGTTTGACTTGTCATTGATGCAAACAATGTCATTGCCAATGACCCTTATTGtgaaggataaaaaaaaaaaccttcacgTTTTCTTACCTGTGTGAGTTCGCTGATGTGCCTTTAGGTGAGAACTCTTTGTGTAAACTTTGCGACACCCATTGAATTGGCACCGGTGCACCCTCCTCTTGCCATCCGGAGATGCGTCTCCACCAGCTGTAGATGACTTATCCAAGATCTTGGCCAGGCCACCGTGCCTAACCTTGCCAGGCATGAGCAGTTCAGTGTGTACAGACCCCCAGGGCTGAGGAACACCTGGCTCCAGAAGAGCCTCCGGAGATGAAGGCGGCGTGGCGATGATGGACGAGCCCAAGTGTCCCGAGCCGAGTGGGTTCAAGCCAAAGCTGTGAGTAGGCGAGAGCTCCTCCGAGCTATCCGAGGCCTCGCTGCTGGCATCAGAGTTCACGCTGCGCGTCTCCGACATGGGGCCGTCCTGAGCGTCCTCCTCCTTGACGCGAGCCAGATCAGAGTGGGAGATGGATTCATTCTTGTTCCCTTCTCCGCATGCCAGGATAAGCTTACTCCACAGGTCCTCCTGAGAGTCGAACTTAAGATCCGACGAGACATATGGCTCGCTTTGCAGGTAGCGCTCTAACTCCAGACATGTCTGTTGTGGAAGAGAAAGTGCTGATCAGAAAAACGTACTGATTTTATCATccaataaacattatttacacGGCCACATCAAACTGAGGTTAAACTGCACAAATTAGGactgattattttttttaatatatatctaAAATAGAAAGAAGTAGAATTCAGTAGAGTTTGGTCAGTATCTGATTTTGTTAAACCTACTAAATCttgtaaaaattatttattcaacCTACATGCTACTTGATTAAGGATTTTTAAGCAAACTTCACATGTAAAGTAAATTAGCTTTGGTTAAAAACAAATTTCAGTaggaaaaaaacacagttattcTTCAAAGCAGATTTTACTCAGATATATCATACCACAAGTTCAATTTTGGCTCTCAAGGCTTAAGACTTGCCCAAATTTAGCTTTTGGTAAGTGTGTATAGTCAAGCCTCATTCTGAAAGACTAACATTTACTCTGGGTAACGCAGAATGAGTGAGTCATACGCTGGTTTTGGAGTCCTTTTAAGGAAGCCGTAGCATTTCCTCTCTGCTTCTACATTCAAACCTAGAGCTTCCTCATTCAAGCTGGCTGACACGCAAGGGACATCCTCCACTTTACAGTCTATTGTTGCACTACAATTAGTGTCTTAAAGTCACAACTAGTAGTTACACACCTACAATTTAACTTGATCTTACTTACCTTATATATTATGAACAAAACATAGAGAAGCATGTATCCGCTttggtaataaaataatttcattttccAGAGTGCACATTTTCAGTCTGGACCCAACTAATTGACTGTACTGTCTATAAAAGCATGCTATATCTTGACACATCTTAAACTACATTTTAGGCCTGGCATGACGCCACTGCTTTGCTAGCAGGATCGATTTCACTCATGTGCATACAGGCTGCGGCCCAACAAACCCCATACTTCCTCTTTATACAGTTAGTAGTATGGTAACTATGACAATCTGTTATGATAACATACAAATTGGGGTTGCATTTTGGCAGGATAACTTAGCAAGTGTACCCACTGTGCATATAGGATATCATATTAAAAGGTGATAAATGTGCATAACTTGGCTTGTTTTTTTCataagatagagattatttgtAGTGTTATGTTGTGTGGTTCGCATCACGTCACAATGTGTGtccttattaataaataaaaataaataaataaataaataaaaataaataatgggtTCGGCATACAAAAATGACTTTTGATAAATTATGAATTTTAAAAATGAGTTTAAAAGACCGTAATGATTTTTAGGGCTGGTTGTAAGTCTGATAAAGGTTGGGAAACCATGTTGTTTAGCTTTAAACTATAACTGAATCTACATGAGAATCCATGCTTTAAACTTGCATAACCACCATTATTAAGGACAAAAAGATATTATTGGGCCTGATTGTCAATaatcaatattattatatattaaaatattaatttcaaAATGAATTAATTTGCAAAGTTAATTTTACTATAGAAAAACAGAACGTGAAATTCAATATGCCAGTGTGGTATAGCTCCACTAGTTGGCTTGTCTGGCATTCCACATTTGACAGCTTGTACATAGCTGCTGGTCCTTAATAAGATACAACAGCATACACTTTAATATATTAGTATTTAGACTAAACTGTTTACCAATTGCATGTCATGCAAACAcatgacaataataaaaataagaaatatgcaTTGAATTATTTGTATCCACTGCTGAGTTTCAGTTGTAAAACCACTGAAACATTGGTTTTCACAAGCAGCCAATCACAGAGCCGCATAGGCTGTTTGAATTACTTACAAGGTAACCTAAGGACAGTTTTCCCCATAGCAAATGCATTTCAGTGCAGCACTGGAAAGCACCCTAGATCTGATAGCTTGCATTGTGAAGATGTTTCTAGATCAGATCCAACTTTTACAGATTTAACGTCCAAACTAGAGCTGTATAATCAGCAGTGGTGTGTGTATACAataacatattttattcagGTATTAATTATGCACTCATACTACTAACAGCAGCTACAGCTTTCTTATACTAATTTGCAAATGCATACGTTCTAAATTCAAAAGCTTGGAAAATCCGGTTTCTTAGTGGTTGTTGGTTTGGATGTCTATTTAAAGAACCAAATacaatatgtaaaaatattaagGTGCCCCAAAGGGTTCTTTGCATCTAAATGGGGTGTATTGAAACTAATGTTCCTTGTTGGTTTCAAAGTAAAATTCAATTtagcacacatgcacacaaaatgTTTGCCCCTCTGAACTGAGACAGAGGTAAAATGAGGACAACCCCCTTAATTAACAATATTGAAGATTCATAGACAGAtaatagtagatagatagatagatagatagatagatagatagatagatagatagatagatagatagatagatagatagataggtctTGAATATATTAAGAGATCTTGTAACTCAAGTTTGCTTGACCTCTATGTCACATCTGGCAGGTCACATGTGCTTTTGATTCATGATTTCATCTTGGGCTACAAATTACTAGCTGTATTGTTATActcacattttcagcagactATGAAATGCATGCAACTAACTATATATTTTCCattcaatataataataataatatgaaatcAAACAAAAATCCATTTGCATTGCAATTACAAAATGATGGAACATTATTTAAGCAGAGAAACAACTTAATGGAAGGAGCCTTCTCAATGGTTATTTCTGGATTTCTGTTTGAAAAACTCTAAATACGAAGACGATTCATTTTTtcctttataaaataatttaacagacattaatatGGCTTATTATTCTATACTTCTGCTGATGGTAAACTGGTCCTCACATTCTTATATCAGTCTGTCACCTATAACCCTTTTTAAAGCCATTTTGAGGTGAACATAACAGATTTTAGCAGTAATACAAATCCGAACAACTATTAGGAGAAAATTGAGAAACTCTGTTACCTatgcttttctttaaaaaaaacacaaaaaaaacaacaacaaaaaacacatcATTAGGTGCAACTAACCCTTTAAAGCAGAACAGACCCTGTTACTATCCAGATTACTATTGCGAATCCCTTGAGG
This DNA window, taken from Trichomycterus rosablanca isolate fTriRos1 chromosome 3, fTriRos1.hap1, whole genome shotgun sequence, encodes the following:
- the klf6a gene encoding Krueppel-like factor 6a codes for the protein MDVLPMCSIFQELQIVHDTGYFSALPSLEEYWQQTCLELERYLQSEPYVSSDLKFDSQEDLWSKLILACGEGNKNESISHSDLARVKEEDAQDGPMSETRSVNSDASSEASDSSEELSPTHSFGLNPLGSGHLGSSIIATPPSSPEALLEPGVPQPWGSVHTELLMPGKVRHGGLAKILDKSSTAGGDASPDGKRRVHRCQFNGCRKVYTKSSHLKAHQRTHTGEKPYRCSWEGCDWRFARSDELTRHFRKHTGAKPFKCSHCDRCFSRSDHLALHMKRHL